From Zingiber officinale cultivar Zhangliang chromosome 5B, Zo_v1.1, whole genome shotgun sequence, the proteins below share one genomic window:
- the LOC121987929 gene encoding aspartyl protease family protein 1-like: MGSSSSAAALFLLLFVSFSASSADASGLGFEFHHRFSDRVREWAEANAMQGVWWPEKGTVEYYSALSDHDRALRGRSLASANGGSALTFVDGNATYRLSSLGFLHYAIVALGTPNVTFLVALDTGSNLFWVPCNCRQCSSFRNLEFDTYSPGNSTTSQKVFCNDTLCDRHNACTSRTNSCPYQVNYLSENTSSSGVLVEDILYLTTEGPSPRVVKAPIVFGCGDNQTGLFLEGGAPNGLFGLGLGKVSVPSILASRGFTSDSFSMCFGYDEIGRINFGDKGSSDQQETPLVMNRTLPIYMINITGISVGNTSINLGFPAIVDSGTSFTALSDPMYTSIAQSFNAQVKERRLNVSSNLTFEYCYELSPTQTSILLPDINFTTNGGSIFPVHDPIVVLQSKRSLVGYCLAIVKIDQINIFGQNFLTGLQVVFDRERHILGWKNSDCYNADNTSTSPAPAPAPAAVQVPVPAPAHARVQVSAPVPASSPSDFTRQSMNPRQDGSPVPARSPSGASRLKAMSSLCLAILMLSLAFIW; encoded by the exons ATGGGTTCCTCATCCTCGGCAGCCGCCCTCTTTCTCCTCCTTTTCGTATCCTTCTCGGCTTCGTCTGCCGATGCGTCCGGGCTCGGCTTCGAGTTCCACCATCGGTTCTCCGACCGCGTGCGCGAGTGGGCGGAGGCGAACGCCATGCAGGGCGTCTGGTGGCCCGAGAAGGGCACCGTCGAGTACTACTCCGCCCTCTCCGACCACGACCGAGCCCTCCGTGGCCGCTCCCTAGCCTCCGCCAACGGCGGCTCCGCGCTCACCTTCGTCGACGGTAACGCTACCTACAGACTCAGCTCGCTAGGATT CTTACATTACGCCATCGTTGCGCTAGGAACGCCGAACGTGACCTTTCTAGTCGCTCTGGACACCGGGAGCAATCTATTCTGGGTGCCCTGTAACTGCCGGCAGTGTTCCTCGTTCAGG AACCTCGAGTTTGACACATATAGTCCTGGCAATTCGACAACGAGCCAGAAGGTCTTCTGTAACGACACTTTGTGTGATCGCCACAATGCATGCACTTCTAGAACAAATAGTTGCCCGTATCAAGTCAACTATTTGTCTGAGAATACTTCATCTTCTGGGGTTTTAGTAGAGGATATTTTATATCTGACAACAGAGGGTCCAAGCCCTCGAGTTGTTAAAGCACCGATTGTGTTCGG ATGTGGCGATAATCAGACTGGTTTATTTCTAGAAGGTGGAGCTCCGAATGGTCTTTTCGGCCTTGGTTTGGGGAAGGTGTCCGTTCCTAGCATTTTAGCGAGTAGGGGATTCACTTCAGATTCCTTTTCCATGTGTTTTGGATATGATGAAATTGGGAGAATCAATTTTGGAGACAAAGGTAGCTCAGATCAACAAGAAACTCCTTTGGTTATGAACAGAACACT CCCGATATACATGATCAACATAACTGGAATTTCAGTAGGGAATACTTCAATAAACTTAGGATTTCCTGCAATTGTTGACTCGGGTACCTCCTTCACAGCCTTGTCTGATCCAATGTACACATCGATCGCTCAGAGC TTCAATGCTCAAGTGAAGGAAAGACGACTCAACGTTAGTTCAAATTTAACTTTCGAATATTGTTACGAGCTGAG CCCGACGCAAACTTCAATTTTGCTACCTGACATAAATTTCACAACAAACGGGGGAAGCATCTTTCCTGTACACGATCCAATCGTTGTGCTTCAATCAAAG AGGTCATTGGTCGGCTACTGCCTGGCTATTGTGAAAATCGATCAGATCAATATCTTTGGAC AAAATTTCCTGACTGGCCTTCAAGTTGTCTTCGATCGAGAGAGGCACATCTTGGGCTGGAAGAACAGTGATT GCTACAACGCAGACAACACTAGCACTTCTCCTGCTCCTGCTCCTGCTCCTGCAGCTGTTCAAGTTCCTGTTCCTGCGCCTGCGCATGCGCGTGTTCAAGTTTCTGCTCCTGTTCCCGCTTCCTCCCCGAGTGATTTCACTCGACAGAGTATGAACCCAAGACAGGATGGTTCTCCAGTACCTGCAAGAAGTCCTAGCGGCGCATCGCGCTTGAAGGCCATGTCAAGCCTCTGCTTGGCGATTCTAATGCTCTCTTTGGCTTTCATTTGGTGA